Proteins from one Mycteria americana isolate JAX WOST 10 ecotype Jacksonville Zoo and Gardens chromosome 1, USCA_MyAme_1.0, whole genome shotgun sequence genomic window:
- the LNP1 gene encoding leukemia NUP98 fusion partner 1 isoform X1: MEYEEDDDISFAKWMSSFWGHNLIDENEKEGRGHRKRQTQPFSERRASLPARLSSLRTTRFHASTRGSSSGHLKDSKEFQEDQDVKCHCHRKASRTPSADSSCPETRSNSIQEFAESFEKQLHLKSKRSVSLQPEGMKERRERERLHLRKSKSHKRMGEKSEPRREQKADEGSEVIPANHNEQFPSQASIEKGYLCTGS, from the exons ATGGAATATGAAGAGGATGATgatatttcctttgcaaaatggaTGAGCAGCTTCTGGGGCCACAACTTGATCGATGAGAATGAGAAAGAGGGTAGAGGCCACAGGAAACGTCAGACACAACCCTTCAGTGAAAGGAGAGCCTCCCTTCCG GCCAGGCTTTCCTCCCTCCGTACAACACGATTTCACGCCTCTACCAGAGGCTCATCTTCAGGGCATCTCAAGGACTCCAAGGAATTTCAAGAAGACCAAGACGTCAAATGCCACTGCCACAGGAAGGCAAGCAGAACACCTTCAGCAGACAGCTCATGCCCAGAGACAAGATCAAACTCCATCCAGGAATTTGCAGAGTCCTTTGAAAAGCAATTGCATCTCAAAAGCAAACGCTCAGTTTCTTTG CAGCCTGAAGGCatgaaggagagaagagaaagagagagactgcaTTTGAGAAAAAGCAAGTCTCACAAGAGAATGGGAGAGAAATCAGAGCCaaggagagagcagaaagcagatgAAGGTTCAGAAGTTATACCTGCAAATCACAACGAACAGTTTCCGTCACAAGCAAGCATTGAGAAAGGATATTTATGCACAGGCAGCTAG
- the LNP1 gene encoding leukemia NUP98 fusion partner 1 isoform X2, which yields MEYEEDDDISFAKWMSSFWGHNLIDENEKEGRGHRKRQTQPFSERRASLPARLSSLRTTRFHASTRGSSSGHLKDSKEFQEDQDVKCHCHRKASRTPSADSSCPETRSNSIQEFAESFEKQLHLKSKRSVSLPEGMKERRERERLHLRKSKSHKRMGEKSEPRREQKADEGSEVIPANHNEQFPSQASIEKGYLCTGS from the exons ATGGAATATGAAGAGGATGATgatatttcctttgcaaaatggaTGAGCAGCTTCTGGGGCCACAACTTGATCGATGAGAATGAGAAAGAGGGTAGAGGCCACAGGAAACGTCAGACACAACCCTTCAGTGAAAGGAGAGCCTCCCTTCCG GCCAGGCTTTCCTCCCTCCGTACAACACGATTTCACGCCTCTACCAGAGGCTCATCTTCAGGGCATCTCAAGGACTCCAAGGAATTTCAAGAAGACCAAGACGTCAAATGCCACTGCCACAGGAAGGCAAGCAGAACACCTTCAGCAGACAGCTCATGCCCAGAGACAAGATCAAACTCCATCCAGGAATTTGCAGAGTCCTTTGAAAAGCAATTGCATCTCAAAAGCAAACGCTCAGTTTCTTTG CCTGAAGGCatgaaggagagaagagaaagagagagactgcaTTTGAGAAAAAGCAAGTCTCACAAGAGAATGGGAGAGAAATCAGAGCCaaggagagagcagaaagcagatgAAGGTTCAGAAGTTATACCTGCAAATCACAACGAACAGTTTCCGTCACAAGCAAGCATTGAGAAAGGATATTTATGCACAGGCAGCTAG